The following nucleotide sequence is from Malania oleifera isolate guangnan ecotype guangnan chromosome 4, ASM2987363v1, whole genome shotgun sequence.
ATGactctttgttttcttcttcattatTCTTTATTGACAGTGTCAGCATCTTTTACTTTGCCAAGGAGGGGATTAACTGTACCTTCACTCCATTATACCCTGAAATTTATAAACCAGCAAAAGTTACCTTTGAAAAAGGGTTGGGCCAGAAGTTTTCTCAGCCTTCAGGGACTGGCATTGATCTTGGTTTCTTTGATGTTGATGAACTGTCAAAACCATCACCAGAAGAAGATGTTTTCCCTCTTGTCATTGTTGCAGAAGCATGTTTGCCGCCTTTGCCTGTCAGTGAACAGCTTGCTCACCCTCCGCAAATGGCTTCTCCCCATATGCAGATTACACAAGCCATCCTAAAACGGGATGATGATGGTCATTTCCAAGTGAGAGTAATCAAGCAGATCTTGTGGGTGGATAGGGTTCGCTATGAGCTACGTGAAATTTATGGCATCAAGGATTCAGATGAAGCAGGGATTGACAACAATGATGCAGGTGAAGAGTGTGTTATTTGTATGACAGAGCCTAAAGATACAGCTGTTTTGCCTTGTCGACACATGGTTAGAGCCCCACCTTTTTAAGCctctttattttttctaaattctaGTTAACTGGAGGTAGACGATGCTTACAAAACCTGATAGGTCACTGGCGCAGGGAGCTTGGTTAATCTGATATAGTTGGATTAAACCTTTGTATTTATTGGCCATGTGAAATTAGAGGAGGGCTGTTTTACATTTTTAGGAAGGAATAAAAATTAGTGAGGCCAATGTGCTGGAGTCATTAGGATTTCCTAATGTCTGTGAGTTTGTTGACAACCTAGTCTAGTGTTTGAGCCAACAATAAGGTTCTGGTTGATGGTTCACCAAGTTGGTACGATGCCTTAAGTACCAGCAGTAAGAATCATTGCATATTTGCTGATGCAGAGTGTCCGAGCCAAAGAATCCTCTGTTATCTAATTTCTCCTTGCTGTTGTCAGTTTTATGGGTGGTCCAGGAAATAATTTTTGGTAATCAAATTTATGAAATCTTGCATGGCCAGAATGGTACTTTGGTTTGTGGAACCATCAAGGAGTCCCATTGATTGTTAAACCAAGTTGGATCATTTACCCGGAACACCGACTGCTGGAGTTTGGATAGTAGTTGATGTAGGTGGTCCTATCAGGAAGCTCTCTTTGCCTTTGACTTCATTAGATGAATTTGTACATCCTTGATACTGCCGTTTTATGGGGCATAGAAAGTATCCTCTTAAATATTTATGAATTGCATAGATTTCATTTGTCCCAATGGAAATTTCCTGGACAAAAACATCTAATACAACTGTAACCTCATATAGAAAAATGGGAAATACTTGTTCTTATACAGGACAAATACAGTGTAAAAATTCTATGTGAACTTTTTGTAATAATTTTTCCTTCGGAAAGATTCAGGAACacctataatttttaattttgtggACAGAGGGTGGAGTTTGTTGAAGTTCTAGTTGACAGTATACAGACTAATTCAACTCATTTGATGAACCTTGCATTTTTTGCAAGTCAACGGTTTTTTTATGCAAGAAAATTATGCCTATGAAAGCTGTAGTAGAAAGGAAAACCAATCTTTTTGTTTTGGGTGTAGCTACTCTATTAGAGTTCGGTTCCATTATAACTTGCAGCAGTTCTCTGTGTGCGTGTGCGCGTGCACGTGCCCATGCACAAGCACGCGCCTGTGTTTCAAAGCTGAAAACTGTGGccttttttcttttccagtgtttATGCAGTGAATGTGCAAAAGAATTGAGGCTTCAATCAAGTACTTGTCCCATATGTCGCCAACCGATCCAGAAATTTATAGAGATCAAGGTTAATAGAGGTATAAGTTATATAGATCGTTATTTTTAAGCTGAATTCATTCTATGATCTTACTTTGTTTCCTTGAATttgagaatttaattatagcTTCCCTGTTCGTATAAAGCAATTCGTTGCTTATTATCATCAATTTCTTCTTTCTCAGGAGTGTAACAAGGCTGGGATTTAGCAACAGTACCGCTCCCCATTCAGAAGAATCTGCAAAACTTATGGACAGGAGATCTTTGTACAGCTTACCTATATGGAGATTAAAGGGCACCAATGCTTTACAGCATTTGGCTGGAGAGTTTTATTCTGACTTTTTATACATGGGAAGTCTGGTAAGTACATATATTTATGTTGGTttggtttttgaaaaatttgtaaaATCTTCATATAGCTTTGTATATATGTTGATACATATTTGTTCTCATTCTACTGCCAATAAATGGATTTACAAGTTTCACAGTTCAAGTGAGCTTTTTGAAATTGTAGAACCTTTTGTTTTTTGGCATTGATGGCGGCTATCTACAAGGGCCCCCACAGGGCAGCcaataaaacctaaaaccaccCCAACGCGAAGCCAACCTTTGGAGGAATTGAACCTGGGTCTCCTCTTTGGGAACCAGGAGATTGGTAGTGGAATGGTGGTAACCTGAGTAGGGACAAGGACTATGGGATTGCTAGACGCATTGGATTGGTATTTATAGTTTGTTGTAACGAATATAGAAGCGTGAATGTGGCTTAGGAGGTATTTTGGGAGTTAAATGTTGGGTTGGGGTGTGAGGTTTAAATCCTAAGAAAGGTGAGACGGGGTATGAGATGGGAGAAAGGCTACATGTCATAGTGTAGCCATACCTAGTGTAGATATGCAATCAAACAAGAATTGTGAATGGAAGTGGATAGTTTGCTAtcctaaaaaattagaaaaataaaaacagtatatatttttttaggaCTTAATAGTTGAGAACTTGAGATTGGAAGCAGAGAGCcaagtatgataattattattatgggGAACCATTTGGTTCAGCTGGGAAAAACTGTAGGAGGTTTCGGATATTGATGTTTCTGCTTGGACTTGTTGCTATCAAGTTTGCAGCCAAGCTTTAATAGCTTCTTGTCCACAATACTTTCAGATTAACTCTACAACCTGATTAGACCGACTCCCAACAGTTGAAACTGCATTTCATGTTCCTCTGAGCCTCTGCAAGTCCCAGCAGATTGCATGGAATGTGTTGCCAGGGATGGAGAATATTGTTTTTCTGCAGATCACTGAGTGCTCTGAAACAGGCATGCCTTGTCAAATGATGCCACTGAACATTGCCtctttaattttgtttttattctCTCTTGTCTCTCTTTTTGGGAGAACCTGTTCAAGTCATTTGCATGTTATGATGAAATGTTAACCAAGccaggaaaaaaaaacaaaaaacaaaaaacaaaagcatGCATTGTTAGCTCTGGCTGCTCTCCCAAGATTTCATGTTGGATTCATCCCTTTCTTTGAGCTttgccccaaaaaaaaaaaaaagttatggacAGACAGGTCTCGTCCGTATCTTTAGTACCTCTCAATTTAATAGAGGATGAAAGCATAGATTTCAAGTCTCaaactttaattttgatttatgtGATTCTGGGTTATAGCAGAAGTTTTGACACCGAATTAATGGTGGTAGTATTATTAGGTCTAGAAAGCAGGCTTAGGGTCACGATCAAGAGACGTCACAAGTTCTCCTGACAACATTAGAGAGGGAAATACATAGGGCTCGTGTTAGCGCCTATACTCTCTCTGTAATACTGCCATGTAatgttgtgaaaaaaaaaaatgcacaaaatcaGCAAACAAAGAAAATGAGGGGAAAAAAAATCACAATGCACagatttcaaatatatatatgaaatttgacaATTTGCCAACGTCCTTGAAGTCAGATTAGGTCATCAAATTCACTATTCAACATCAGTGCAAGTAGAATGTCCTAACTCGTTTTTGCCTCCGAGTCCTTGCCAACGGGCACCGCCCCTTGGACCCCTGCCCGCTATTTGGCTGGCGTGACTGCTACCGAGAGGGAGGGGTGCACCCTCCTCTGATTCTTCCAGTGAAGTCGTGGACAAACGTACTTAGAACAATGTTCATGTAATGTTTCATATACTAGAAATTAGGGTTCACATGTGGCTCATGGAGCATGACACCATTGATTGATTGGGTGAGAGAGCGAAAATGATGGGGACCATATCCAGCCCAAGCTGACACTGTCCAATCCCTGAATAGGGCAGGGGTAGGGTTTGGGTCAGAAAGGGGTTGATGAGGGTGATCAAGTGAGCGAGTCATACCGACCACCCACTGCCCCAACCCCGACATAAAGGCCAGTCTGGCCCCTATTTGGTTAGGACTGCCCTGCCCTGCCCTTCTGTAGGGGACCCCTAACTGAGCTTCTCAACTGTGGAGTGTGAAGGGGTCACTATCCCCTTTGGGATTCAACAAGCCCTCAACTCAAATCACTCACCAAAAAAGACTCAAATAAATGTAACCCTATTTCCTCCCTTTCCCCTCCAAAAtgctctttttattttcttctcttttctgcCAACAGAGTGTCCTACTGTCAAAATCCCTTTGCACAACAATAATATTGTTCAAAGGGTTTTttgtcctcttttttttttttttttctattcgtATGTATTGAgcccatttatttattattattgcatatatttTGAGTATTGAATCAAAATTATACTATCATCATATTTTTATATGAATCAAACATTGTCTTATGTTTtatttgagagcatgaatttcatatcttaaatttgaatttatataaaaattaataagaTTTTATGTTAAAAGTAATATTAAGGATAAGAGATGGCTGCTTTCAAAATTTATTCCATTTTATGGATTTGTATAAATTTTTAATCGTCATTCGCTAgaagaataattttatttttctaaaaaaaagtaGTTGAATTCTTATATTATGAACAGCTTATTCGGGAATAAACATTTTTAACTTAAAATCAGAAAATTAAGAAATGACTTGAATAAAATGAAGAGGGTGGTGTATGTGGGATCACagttcaagattttttttttaattttctcaaTGTGCACGTTCTTCTTCTTCACTGGTCACCCTCATGTATGCTCGAGGACGCACATGATTATCACGTGACAAGAGGGGGTGGTTCTCTTTGAAAACAATAGCAAGGTTGTGCtgcaaaactctttttttttttttttctttaattttatatttatggTCAAAAGTGGATTTGTTCAAAATCAAAAagctaatctctctctctctctctctctctctctctctctctcttgtttttatttttgttttgagtTCATTTGGATTTTGATAGGGAAAAGCAAagtaaagaaaaatagaaaatagatgGAAAATTTATTTCTACTATATTTTCTCTATATActaaataatactaaaaattaaaatttgttctactataattaaaaattaagaaaaatcaattgTTAATgatgcataaaaataaaatttattcatCGGTTTGATATATTTTTGGTTTATTTCTCTGTGTTTCTATTGTACTTTTTGTTGCAAAAATTTACGTCTTAATTGCAGGAACCTTGAGCTTGTTGAACTTAGAACTCCCTAATTTTAAATTACAATATTAATGAAGTTTTCTCTtgtcatttttctttttatattttctttttatgcCAAATGGTTCTATTTTTACCTATGATAAAGAAATGGAAAATGTCTTATAGATGAACTTAGGGTACTTAGGCTATCTCCAGAGAGACTGATGTAGGGCAATGCTTAAAACCCAAAACATTTAGGGTCTGTTTGGCACAGTTGCTATTTtctgttttctaatttttatttcttcacaatgaaaaaacataaaaattattttcaaaactaaacaaGCCTTAAGATTgcatttgaattttttattttattttattcaaattcacttaaatctaaatttaagacccaaaattttatttaaattcgtAAACttaatttagtatattttttaaaaaaaaaatattttatatgcaTGATTTAGCTAGATCGCAAAAGTGTCAAAGATATTAAGGTAGTGGATTAGTCAAATCTTGATTAGAAAAGACCATTTTGGTTTTGGGGTATACCCATGGCCATGGCCATGCCCTAACATAAAGCATTTAGCAAGGCTAGGTGTTTGGGGTTGTGCCCTAGGGTTGGAGGGCATCTTTTTTGTTGCCATTCAAACCTCTTTTTCCTGGGAAAGGGACATTTTCAAAGAGCAGgggaggaaaaagaaaagaaaagaaaagaaaagaaaagaaaaaaggaaaacatTTTGATCCAGGGGGTGAGGCTTTTAAggaggaaaagaaaaactaatgATTTTGGGGTTACAAAAGAATTCAGTCTTGAAGAAAATGATTGCTCAACAGCTTGCTTTCAGCCCCCACTTTATCGCACCCTGTCCCTAAATATCTTATAGTATTAATCTTTGCATGAACCAAGTTTGGTTCTATTTTTTGTCGTTTGCTGTATGCTTTGGAGGCTTGGCATTGTCGTTTTAATGCACCCACACccatgttattactattattattattattattattattattattattatttaaaacaaTGGTATCGGAGGCCCTTTGGACACTTGGGTCTATCCTTCTATCATTCTCCACTTAAATATCAAGGTATTATTGTTAGCGCGCATGTTTCCTTTTTAAGTGGCACACATAACACGtcttattttatttgaaaatattattatctaaattattataattattattttactcAAAAAATCAAATATGGGAGATGAGATTTTACAGTAACTACTTGATATACTAAAATTAAGTCTCTTAAGACTAAGTCGTTAGATTGAAATTCAAATGAAAGATTTTGAAtatgatttgaaattcaaatgagagattttgaaaaCTCGCAATCCTTGATGGTGGGAAATATGAGAGGAAATCTCTTAGTGGATGAGGTCTTGACCAGTTTATAAATAAGGTCTGTGATTAACAATTACGTCACACATTGGCTTACGGTGATATAAAACTGGCTAAAAACTCTACTCCTTTTACTCTTTTGAAACACAGTGAGAGTAAAGAGAATTCTCAaatctctttctctatttctcataGTTCTCTTTCTTATTTCAAATCCCTTTCTTGAAAACTCGAACAGTTATGACTGAAGGTGAAATTACTGTTCTCTTCCGCTTGTAAACAATTGTTTGTTTGTAGTTTCTGAAATTATGCTTTcattagtggtatcagagccaacttCATACCATATTGTTTAGTTTCTATCATTCTAAAATCGcatgaaattatttttcaagaaattgattttgatattataatattaatttctatgatgatttttattatttttgaataaaataataattataataatttagataataatatttttaaataaaataagatgTGTTATATGTGTCACTTAAAAAGAAACATGCGCGCTAACAaccttttctttgaaatttttatgtTGAGAGAGCTCTCCTATTTACTTTACAGTTAAATTACACACACAATATTAAAGGGGAAAactaataattaaataatcaccCTTCCGTATTcaagtttttcaataaaaaaaataaaatatataattcacTTTAGTATTCTTAGACACCGTTGACTGGTGCACATGaaggaaataaacaaataattaattaattaattaattaagtgatTAAAATCAATTATTGTTTAATTCTAAAATGGGCAGCTAGGCTGGACGATTAATCCAGATAATGCTGTGTGCGCTGATCAGATCTGGACCTCAGAGCAGGGCAATAAAGAGAGCCTATGCATTTTTGCATGACCTCTTTCAATGCTTGCCTTTGTAAGCTTATGATGCGATGAGTGCAGTTGGACTAGTGAACTCATGATCTTGGGTTCGATTTTTTGTTTGTGATTTGCTTAGTGAACTATCGAAATGAGTCAATGGACGGGTGATAATATTTTCATTCTTCGATTTGGAACTGTCTCGATGGATCCAAAGGAAAAATTATATAGGAGACCTGTACCTTCATGTGTCCATGTGTTTggattttatatattaaatatgtGATAAATGGATCCAACTAGATATATAGAGAGGGGATACATGTTTAACATATTTAGAATTTAGGAAATAGGCAAATGAACATGGAGATGGataaattttttgtataatttttcgATCCGAAGAATTTGCCTAGATACGAGTTTcaggtcaaaaaaaaaaaacgtccAACATATGCTAATTTGCAATCTTATTCTTCTTATCTCTTTTTATCACGTGGACCATTGTGCCctatttgaaacttgaaaaatgtgagggaaagaaaagaaaaaatatggaGGAATCtatttttttatgtttgattttgtaaagaaagtaagaaagaaaataaagcatataccaaattaatgaataaaattttaatttttggtttcgctaacatttgatttttcttaatttttaattatattatatcaattttttatttttaatattatttagtatagagaaaaaatataataaaaaaaataagtttcccacctatttttctttcctttcatttCCCTCATAGAAATCATTAATCCAAACAGATCATTAACTTTATGAACCCCTAAATGAAAGCATTTAGAATGGGTATATAGTTTCGTCTTCTTTGGATCTATTATTCATGGGTAATCCAACAAAATAAAGCAGTGTATTAATGTTGATATGGTGTCTCACTATTCATTCCATGACTCGTAATAAAtacatattataaaaatatatatgtgaatatgaatgtaaatgatggtttttttttttttttggcattccATATTGAAAAGAAAATCTTTGACAAGTGGACCATTAATAATTTAAAAGGGTgtgtatttttgttttctttttgggttgaatggaaaatgataaccccaaaaaaaagggagaaaaaaactagttttttccTAAAATTAGGTATTTCACAAATCAAACGTAACCTAAATTATTAGTAACTCTCGTCTTAACACATATTGATTAATAAGTAATGTAAATAGTTTAAGTTACatcaaaataattaataatataaaaaatatgaagTTAGTATTTGTTAGCACTGGAGGAGCtcatgggtggacttgatacacatgagtgaacactaacttgactcaaaagtttaaactcattgggtcttgggcccaaccatgtatatgcGCATCAATTATCtaatctaatttttcaatgtgggacaaactcacaaatgaaattctcaacaatctcctcctcatTTGTGAGTTTCAACTACTCCCTCTTAAATGGAAACCGTCTCCCGTGTAGGAGTAAgctcaattccccaacagttgctcaagtggccCTTACCACTGGTGCCGTACGTGCCTTGAATTACATTCCACGTAACCAATCCTACCTCctacgtcttgaccctattcggatccatcttaGGTCTTGGTGATCCTTATTGAcatcggtcacacacttggtcctcgaactgttagcacgtcaagagaattagTTTTACGTTTCAACTTTTTTACGATGTCGTTCACCCAAAGTTACGAACAATCGGCTTTGATGCCACTTGTTAGCACTAGAAGAGCCCttgggtggacttgatacacatggttGAACaacaacttgatccaaaagtttaaactTATTGGATCTTAgatccaaccatatatataaatacTCATTAtttactcaaatttttcaatgtgggacaaacttacaGGTGAAATTCTCAACAGTAATGATAGAGGAAATGGACAACCAAAAGGGgaggaaggaaaaagaaaaaaaaaaacaaaatgttGTTATTGTGTGCTTTAAATGCAAAtactcttctcttttcttttcttttttttttttttct
It contains:
- the LOC131153144 gene encoding probable E3 ubiquitin-protein ligase LUL3 codes for the protein MGLLWSSRRRHNHGHRYQPNPVPPPAPSSQHPTPPASYAFAANAPYPASSHPPYPALPAPSPPPHLSFNTHQLIPYNPSNYARPVMAPAPFPPYLPNQANGWAGFRPPVMEHPTPPYVDHQSAKKIKNEVNVQKGTIRVDVDEKNSDSYLVSFTFDALVDGSVSIFYFAKEGINCTFTPLYPEIYKPAKVTFEKGLGQKFSQPSGTGIDLGFFDVDELSKPSPEEDVFPLVIVAEACLPPLPVSEQLAHPPQMASPHMQITQAILKRDDDGHFQVRVIKQILWVDRVRYELREIYGIKDSDEAGIDNNDAGEECVICMTEPKDTAVLPCRHMCLCSECAKELRLQSSTCPICRQPIQKFIEIKVNRGV